ATGATTCGAAACCGGCGGGCCGATACTGGCATTGAATGGACAAAACGGCATGTGGAAACCATCACCATTGAATTTTCTCCAACGGAACAAGCATTGTACGATGCTGTTTCCAAATTCAAGCCTATTTCGGATGGATCAAAAGGAAGCGCCTTTTCGGCTCTCACTCTCCAAAGGGAAGCATGCAGCAGCAGAGAGGCGGTCTTTTATACATTAAAGAATATGAAAGAAAAATATGATCAGCCTTCCCCTGACTTTTTGGCAAAGCTTGATGATTTATTTTCTAAAGTGAATGAAACAGTTCAGAACTCCAAGGCTGAAAAAGCACTGGAACTGATCAAGAAAATTGATGACAAAGTGATTATCTTTACCGAATACCGGGCGACTCAGCTATATCTCCAATGGTACCTACAGCAGAATGGAATTTCTTCGGTTCCCTTCCGAGGCGGTTTTAAGCGCGGAAAGAAAGACTGGATGCGGGAATTATTCCAAAAGAATATACAGGTATTAATAGCAACAGAAGCTGGCGGGGAAGGGATAAACCTTCAGTTTTGCCATCACTTGATTAATTTTGACCTGCCATGGAACCCCATGAGGCTCGAACAGAGAATTGGACGGATTCACCGCCTTGGTCAGGAAGAAGATGTGATGATTTATAACTTTGCCACGAAAAATACAGTAGAAGAACATATTCTGAAGTTACTATACGAAAAAATAAATTTATTTGAAAAAGTAATTGGAGAATTGGATGATATTCTAACCAAACTGGATATTAACAACATTGAAGAATATTTAATTGATGTGGTCGGCGAGTCCAAAACAGAGGGCGAAATGAAGATCAAGATGGATAATTTTTCATCGTTAATCCAATTCGCTCAATCAATGAAGGAAGGTGAGGTTCATGCAGCAACGGGAAATTCATGATTTTTTAATAACTTTTTTTAAGGCCAACGATTGTGAAATACTGGATAATGCACCAACCCACCTTACAGTCCAATTGACGATTGAAATGGATAAAGAATTAATGAACAGACCCTTTTACTGGCATTATCTAGAAAAAACAGGTGGCGTTCCGAACCCAGCACAGATGACTTTCATTACCGATCCAGAACAAGCTCCATCCGATTTAAAGGGAGAAATGATTCATTTTGGCTCCCCACGCCTTCATCAAATTATTCAATCAACCAAAAAGCTGGCAGGGTATACTAGACTTTTTGAGGATACTCCTCCATTAAAAGGCGGCGGAAATAATCCTTTGTTTCCTTGGCTGACCCTGAATGTGAAAATATCCTATCAATGCGACCGTAAAAAAGATACTTTCATGTCGATAGGACTGAATCTAATCTCAGGTGAGATCATGGAAAAGTTTCACCATCGGGTTTTACCGATAAAGGTCACCCCAAAAATACCGGATTACTCCTTTACGCTTTCACCTTTGATCATGCCCAAGAGTGGATTGGCAAGACTGGATACATACATCAGGACCAGTTTCGAGGATGATGACCATTCTTGGGCGGAGGAAGCAATGCTGCGCTGGCAGAATGATTTGAATTTATTGGAGCATTTTTACAAAGATATGGACGAAAAAAGTGAGAGTTATTATACCGAGAAAGAAGCACTAAAAGCTCAATATGAACCCAACATCAGAATATCCATCATCAACGGAGGATTATTTTACCTTTCAGATAGGGCGTTGGGATAAGTAAAGAACGAAAAGAAACAGATGTCCTAATTTTCGGGACATCTGTTTCACTTTTTGATATTTTTCCTTACGAACATCGACAAAGCAAAAGGGACAATGCCAAACCAATGGGACATACCATGATTTTTATCCTCTTTTCTGTGACGGCGCTTTTCTTTTCGTTCTTTTTTCGTCAGATTAAAATACTCGACAAGCTGCTGCGTCAGATATTTAATATAAGCGTTTGTAGACATATAAAATCATCACCCTATGCAAAGTATGCCCGTTTTACGCTCCTTTTATTCCTTCGCTTGTTCCCTGAACACGTGAACATGTCGCGTTCCGTTTTAAAAGAGTGTTGATTATCCGTATTAGCCAGCTTGCTTTTCCAACCATTCTTTCACTTTCCCCGCTTCTTTATCGTATTGAATGATGACCCTGCCCTCGCGATCATTTTTAGTCGTGGAAGAAAACTCGATATATACGTAAGGACCTTCTTGTTTCATCAAGGAATACCGCACCACACCATTGGGATATGAAATTTCCCCCTGGATGATTTTTGGGATTTCTTCGCCCCACTCTGCCGTCACATCCATGATGGCTAGATGGACAAGATGGTCGGCCACAAGCGATTCTTCCACTTCTTTATAAAACTTTTTATCAATGATAAACTGGTCTATCATTAGTATCGTGAACATGATGAAAACACTCGCTACAATCATGACCATCGGGAAAACGACTCCTTTTTGATTATTCATCGACTTTCGTAACATTCCTTATGAAAGGGTGAAATCTTCGACTGAAAGTAGTTCCTGCTTTATCCGTTATATTTATAACAATGACACCGCCATCCTTTTCAACCCGGAATTCCGAAATGTTCTGCAAGATGACCTCATGCCCCATTCCATTCACTCGTCTTCGGACCTTATCTTCATATTGTTCAAACGATGATAATTGCTCACCTGAAAGCAAAAATAATTTATTTCCCATTACATCCTGAACTTTGGAACTCCGGACCTCCTGCTTCATTTGCATGGTAAAGACCTCCCACTCTTTAGGATGCAATTTATCAACGGACCCCATTTGGGTGTGAATGATAGAAAAAAGCTGTAGAACAAAAAGGGACGTAGTCATTAAAATCATTAAAGAAAAAAGCATTTCGATCATCGTAAAGCCATCATTTTTTCGCAGCATCACAAATGGATTCCAGATTACCCGATTCATCTTCATAACGTACACACCCTTCAATCATTCCCGGGAAATCCCCATGGTCCTTCCAAACCATTTCATAGGATCTTTTTTTGTAAATGATTTCCTGACCAACTGCTTGTATCTCCCCATCCATGAACGCCGTCAATCTTTCATATAATAAATGGTGGGCTTCTGTCCTTACGGCAATATCTTTCCGATCCATCAATAACTCTTCAAGAATGGGTAAAATGGCAAGGACCAGGAATATACAAACGGCAAATGCGGCTATCAGCTCAAGGTAGACGTAACCTTTACAATTTCTCAATCCTGAACCTCCCTTTACCGATATTGAGGATCAGCTTGTACTTTCCCTTTGAAGTGTCAATCATAATCGTTCCGGCTTTTGAAGCATTTCCATACTGATTAAAATGAAAGCTGAACCCCAAAGTGCCACTTAAAAACTGTATATCCTCTGGTATGATTCTCTCTAAAACGATCCCCTCCTTATAAGACGAAACGGTATAAACCTTTTTGGTATTATCAATATGGAGGTAAATCAAGCTCTCATGACTGATGGCATACTGTTGTGCATAGAAAAGATCTTCATGGAATTGAGAAAGGAATAGCCTATTTTCCATTCCTTTGGTGAAGCTAGGATATAGATTAGGACCGATGGAAATCAGGAGTACAAAAATAACGAGGACAATGAGGGTTTCAGATAGTGTATACCCCCCATTGGAATGCCGTATGTTCACTTCTCTCCTACTCAACGACCGTTATCTTTCCTTTACTATCCAAACTAATATCATCCCCATTAGGACAAGATGTCTGTTTGAGATAGCCTTGACTTTCCAACTCACCGATACTTCCGGGCAGTTTAGCATTGTCGATCTCATAAGCCTGTACCTGCGCTTGGGCCATCTTCACGAATGCTTCACATCCTTTAGACTGAATCGTAGATTGGTTCTTCGTGATATTGGGGATCGTTATAATCAATAGGATGGATATTACCAATAAAACAATAAGCATTTCAATTAATGTAAAACCACGTTCATTCATCACTTTCTTCAACATATCATCATGCTCCTGAAACCATCTGAATACCAGATGACCTTCGAGCATTTTCACCTCCGGAATACAAAAATAAAATCCTATATACCTTCGAGCAGTGAGAACATCGGCAGCAAAACTGCCAAATAAATGGATACAATCAAAAGACCTATAAGTGAGAACATAAGAGGCTGAATGATTTTCAAGATTGCATTCATTCTCTCTTCAATTTTCTCCAGTAAAAAACGACTGTAATGAAGCAGCTCCGCATCAAGTCTGCCGTATTTTTGACCATTTGCAGCGACCACCGGTAAATTCCCATCAAAATATGGGAGCTCCCGAAAAATCATTTCAAGTGATCTGCCCTCGATCAAATCATCCTTAATGATATTGCTTAGTTTTTGGTAAAAAGGCTGCTGTTGATTTATCGAGAATAATTTGATGCTATCGTTTATCGATAGCCCTCCGGAAAGTAAGCCACTGAATTGGCTAGCAAAAAAATAAGTTTCGTATAATTTGATGAAGGTTCCGAATATCGGAATTCTCATCAAAATCCTTCGCTGCCTTAATGGGCACAATCCGTTAAACC
The DNA window shown above is from Peribacillus sp. FSL P2-0133 and carries:
- the comGD gene encoding competence type IV pilus minor pilin ComGD, whose protein sequence is MNIRHSNGGYTLSETLIVLVIFVLLISIGPNLYPSFTKGMENRLFLSQFHEDLFYAQQYAISHESLIYLHIDNTKKVYTVSSYKEGIVLERIIPEDIQFLSGTLGFSFHFNQYGNASKAGTIMIDTSKGKYKLILNIGKGRFRIEKL
- a CDS encoding YqhG family protein produces the protein MQQREIHDFLITFFKANDCEILDNAPTHLTVQLTIEMDKELMNRPFYWHYLEKTGGVPNPAQMTFITDPEQAPSDLKGEMIHFGSPRLHQIIQSTKKLAGYTRLFEDTPPLKGGGNNPLFPWLTLNVKISYQCDRKKDTFMSIGLNLISGEIMEKFHHRVLPIKVTPKIPDYSFTLSPLIMPKSGLARLDTYIRTSFEDDDHSWAEEAMLRWQNDLNLLEHFYKDMDEKSESYYTEKEALKAQYEPNIRISIINGGLFYLSDRALG
- the comGF gene encoding competence type IV pilus minor pilin ComGF: MKMNRVIWNPFVMLRKNDGFTMIEMLFSLMILMTTSLFVLQLFSIIHTQMGSVDKLHPKEWEVFTMQMKQEVRSSKVQDVMGNKLFLLSGEQLSSFEQYEDKVRRRVNGMGHEVILQNISEFRVEKDGGVIVINITDKAGTTFSRRFHPFIRNVTKVDE
- a CDS encoding YqzE family protein, yielding MSTNAYIKYLTQQLVEYFNLTKKERKEKRRHRKEDKNHGMSHWFGIVPFALSMFVRKNIKK
- a CDS encoding SNF2-related protein codes for the protein MKINISFNSEWNDEFLQKMENDGPWGNWELYKLAVQMEENLIIPDFEGLQAPKHLPQLTPLPHQLEAAKQVVEKMNGKAILADEVGLGKTIEAGLILKEYMIRGLVKKVLILVPASLVTQWAFELNTKFHIPAVVQRKSYVWESCDVVISSIDTAKRAPHRDIIFTQEYDFIIIDEAHKLKNNKTKNYEFVQNLKKKFCLLLTATPIQNKVEEIFHLVSLLKPGHLGNASLFSEKYKGKGRNIIEDEHLKELVNTVMIRNRRADTGIEWTKRHVETITIEFSPTEQALYDAVSKFKPISDGSKGSAFSALTLQREACSSREAVFYTLKNMKEKYDQPSPDFLAKLDDLFSKVNETVQNSKAEKALELIKKIDDKVIIFTEYRATQLYLQWYLQQNGISSVPFRGGFKRGKKDWMRELFQKNIQVLIATEAGGEGINLQFCHHLINFDLPWNPMRLEQRIGRIHRLGQEEDVMIYNFATKNTVEEHILKLLYEKINLFEKVIGELDDILTKLDINNIEEYLIDVVGESKTEGEMKIKMDNFSSLIQFAQSMKEGEVHAATGNS
- the comGC gene encoding competence type IV pilus major pilin ComGC, with the protein product MLKKVMNERGFTLIEMLIVLLVISILLIITIPNITKNQSTIQSKGCEAFVKMAQAQVQAYEIDNAKLPGSIGELESQGYLKQTSCPNGDDISLDSKGKITVVE
- the comGG gene encoding competence type IV pilus minor pilin ComGG, whose amino-acid sequence is MNNQKGVVFPMVMIVASVFIMFTILMIDQFIIDKKFYKEVEESLVADHLVHLAIMDVTAEWGEEIPKIIQGEISYPNGVVRYSLMKQEGPYVYIEFSSTTKNDREGRVIIQYDKEAGKVKEWLEKQAG